In Nocardia asteroides, a single genomic region encodes these proteins:
- a CDS encoding PfaD family polyunsaturated fatty acid/polyketide biosynthesis protein, giving the protein MTTLHRPVAETPAEITALLRDVTRPVWVLRRDGRVGLTADRAATAGAQVLAAVGPLTPDRLGDSGFRAAHGLRGAYMAGAMANGIAAPALVTALAGAGYLGSYGAAGVTPDRVDAALAGLRAELGELPYACNLIHSPSEPALERAIVDACLRHGVRCVEASAFMGLTAEVVRYRAAGLSTDREGRIVVGHRLIAKVSRVEVAEHFLRPAPAALLNRLVASGDITAEQAGLAERVPMADDITAEADSGGHTDRRPLVVLLPEIIAARDRLARTVPGAAEVRVGAAGGIGTPAAAAAAFALGAAYIVTGSVNQATVEAAQCAATKQLLAGAQFADCVMAPSADMFELGVQVQVLRRGTMFAGRAQKLYDTYRAYDGLDALPADLRADLERTLFKRPLDQVWDECVRFFTERDPAQLAGAAEHPKRRMALVFRWYLGLSSGWSIRGDTGRVADYQIWCGPAMGAFNTWAAGTHLAALPNRHAAEIADQLLLGAAYLTRVAQLRTAGVRLPAGCADFVPVPLEA; this is encoded by the coding sequence GTGACAACGCTGCACCGGCCGGTCGCCGAGACCCCGGCCGAGATCACCGCCCTGCTGCGCGACGTCACCCGCCCGGTGTGGGTGCTGCGGCGGGACGGCCGGGTCGGGCTCACCGCCGACCGGGCCGCGACCGCGGGCGCCCAGGTGCTCGCCGCGGTCGGCCCGCTCACCCCGGACCGGCTGGGCGACAGCGGGTTCCGCGCCGCGCACGGGTTGCGCGGCGCCTACATGGCGGGTGCCATGGCCAACGGCATCGCCGCACCCGCGCTGGTCACGGCGCTGGCCGGGGCCGGATACCTGGGCTCCTACGGCGCGGCAGGCGTCACCCCGGACCGGGTGGACGCCGCGCTGGCCGGGCTGCGCGCCGAACTCGGCGAGCTGCCCTACGCCTGCAACCTGATCCACAGCCCGTCCGAGCCCGCGCTGGAGCGGGCCATCGTCGACGCCTGCCTGCGCCACGGCGTGCGCTGCGTGGAGGCATCGGCCTTCATGGGCCTCACCGCCGAGGTGGTGCGGTATCGCGCGGCCGGGCTGAGCACCGATCGGGAGGGCCGGATCGTCGTCGGCCACCGGCTGATCGCGAAGGTGTCCCGGGTCGAGGTCGCCGAGCACTTCCTGCGCCCGGCCCCCGCCGCCCTGCTGAACCGGCTGGTCGCCTCCGGCGACATCACCGCCGAGCAGGCCGGGCTCGCCGAGCGGGTGCCGATGGCCGACGACATCACCGCGGAGGCGGATTCCGGCGGCCACACCGACCGCCGCCCGCTGGTCGTACTGCTGCCGGAGATCATCGCGGCGCGCGACCGGCTCGCCCGCACGGTCCCCGGCGCCGCCGAGGTCCGCGTCGGCGCGGCGGGCGGCATCGGCACCCCGGCCGCCGCCGCGGCCGCCTTCGCGCTCGGCGCCGCCTACATCGTCACCGGCTCGGTGAACCAGGCGACGGTGGAGGCCGCGCAGTGCGCCGCCACCAAGCAGCTGCTGGCAGGCGCGCAGTTCGCGGACTGCGTCATGGCGCCATCGGCCGACATGTTCGAACTCGGCGTCCAGGTGCAGGTGCTGCGCCGCGGCACCATGTTCGCAGGCCGCGCGCAGAAGCTCTACGACACCTACCGCGCCTACGACGGCCTCGACGCGCTCCCCGCCGACCTCCGCGCCGACCTCGAGCGGACGCTCTTCAAGCGCCCGCTCGACCAGGTGTGGGACGAATGCGTGCGCTTCTTCACCGAGCGCGACCCGGCCCAGCTGGCCGGCGCCGCGGAGCACCCGAAACGCCGGATGGCCCTGGTCTTCCGCTGGTACCTCGGGCTCTCCTCGGGCTGGAGCATCCGCGGCGACACCGGCCGCGTCGCCGACTACCAGATCTGGTGCGGCCCCGCCATGGGCGCCTTCAACACCTGGGCGGCAGGCACCCACCTGGCGGCGCTGCCGAATCGCCACGCCGCCGAGATCGCCGACCAGCTGCTGCTCGGTGCGGCGTATCTGACCAGGGTCGCGCAGTTGCGTACCGCGGGAGTCCGGCTGCCCGCCGGCTGCGCCGACTTCGTCCCCGTCCCGCTGGAGGCGTGA
- a CDS encoding VOC family protein, protein MSRTVQITFDAHDPRGLSLFWRDALGYVIPGPPGAELADGADPLDAWDTFLAKMGVPEGQRNSNSAAEDPDGTGPRLFFQQVPEDKVAKNRVHLDVRAAPGLTGDERMAALEAECDRLVALGATRLRRSEPAPPMSHGFIVMADPEGNEFCLD, encoded by the coding sequence ATGAGCCGGACCGTCCAGATCACCTTCGACGCGCACGACCCGCGCGGGCTCTCGCTCTTCTGGCGCGACGCGCTCGGCTACGTCATCCCCGGCCCGCCCGGCGCCGAGCTCGCCGACGGCGCCGACCCGCTCGACGCCTGGGACACGTTCCTCGCCAAGATGGGCGTCCCCGAGGGGCAGCGCAACAGCAACTCGGCGGCCGAGGATCCGGACGGCACCGGCCCCCGGCTCTTCTTCCAGCAGGTGCCGGAGGACAAGGTCGCCAAGAATCGCGTGCACCTGGATGTGCGGGCGGCGCCCGGGCTGACCGGCGACGAGCGGATGGCGGCGCTGGAGGCCGAGTGCGACCGCCTCGTCGCGCTCGGCGCCACCCGGCTGCGCCGCTCCGAACCGGCACCGCCGATGAGCCACGGCTTCATCGTCATGGCCGATCCGGAGGGCAACGAGTTCTGCCTGGACTGA
- a CDS encoding DinB family protein — MTSTLDWNRALREQWEFHWNHQVRDRLAGLTDDEYTWSPVPDPWNVRPRGGPEPQFGTGEHLIDFAFPTPSPEPFTTIAWRLGHVIVGVLAMRNATHFGGAPASYEGWAYAGTAKEALAQLDTELEVWLAGVAELDEAALATPVGPKEPGHEDAPMADLVLHIHRELIHHLSEVCLLRDLYLHTRRGETA; from the coding sequence ATGACATCGACACTCGACTGGAACCGCGCGCTGCGCGAGCAGTGGGAATTCCACTGGAACCATCAGGTGCGGGACCGGCTGGCCGGCCTCACCGACGACGAGTACACCTGGTCACCGGTGCCGGACCCCTGGAACGTCCGGCCGCGCGGCGGGCCGGAGCCGCAGTTCGGCACCGGCGAGCACCTGATCGACTTCGCCTTCCCGACCCCCTCGCCCGAGCCGTTCACCACCATCGCCTGGCGGCTGGGGCACGTGATCGTCGGCGTGCTGGCCATGCGCAATGCCACACACTTCGGCGGCGCACCCGCGTCCTACGAAGGCTGGGCCTACGCGGGCACCGCGAAAGAGGCACTCGCGCAGCTGGATACCGAGCTGGAAGTCTGGCTCGCCGGTGTCGCGGAGCTGGACGAGGCCGCGCTCGCCACGCCGGTCGGGCCGAAGGAGCCCGGGCACGAGGACGCGCCGATGGCCGACCTGGTCCTGCACATCCACCGCGAGCTGATCCACCATCTCTCCGAGGTCTGCCTGCTGCGCGACCTCTACCTGCACACGCGACGAGGAGAAACCGCATGA
- a CDS encoding helix-turn-helix transcriptional regulator — MADEEARGTTERVLTLLGLLQQRRVWTGDELADRLGVTPRTVRRDVERLRVIGYPVRAEHGIGGGYQLGPGQELPPLLFDDEEAIATAVALLAGTGAASTGDAALRALTKLDRVLPTRLRHEVRALSGAVESFGGGRNPVDPELLMTLARACRDEVEAGFEYPSKDGVGRRRVEPYRLVASDRRWYLLAYDLDRADWRTFRVDRMAEVAARTWRFRPRPDAPDAAAFVQEGVASRVYRRQARFLVRAPAATVRTQVSANAAMVVEVDATTCEIHSGADNLDVVLMYVATLGHAFRVLEPPDLATRAEELAARLNAAVQP; from the coding sequence GTGGCGGACGAGGAAGCGCGCGGCACGACCGAGCGGGTACTGACCCTGCTCGGGCTGTTGCAGCAGCGCCGGGTCTGGACCGGGGACGAGCTGGCCGACCGGCTCGGCGTCACCCCGCGCACGGTGCGCCGCGATGTCGAGCGGCTGCGCGTCATCGGCTACCCGGTCCGCGCCGAGCACGGCATCGGCGGCGGCTACCAGCTCGGCCCCGGCCAGGAGCTGCCGCCGCTGCTCTTCGACGACGAGGAGGCGATCGCGACCGCGGTCGCGCTGCTGGCGGGCACCGGCGCCGCGAGCACCGGGGATGCCGCGCTGCGCGCCCTGACCAAGCTCGACCGGGTGCTGCCCACCCGGTTGCGGCACGAGGTGCGCGCGCTCTCCGGGGCGGTCGAGTCCTTCGGCGGCGGCCGCAACCCGGTCGACCCGGAGCTGCTGATGACGCTGGCCCGCGCCTGCCGCGACGAAGTGGAGGCCGGGTTCGAGTACCCGTCGAAGGACGGCGTCGGCCGCCGCCGCGTCGAGCCCTACCGCCTCGTCGCCTCCGACCGCCGCTGGTACCTGCTCGCCTACGACCTGGACCGCGCCGACTGGCGCACCTTCCGCGTCGACCGCATGGCCGAGGTCGCCGCGCGCACCTGGCGCTTCCGCCCCCGCCCCGATGCCCCCGACGCCGCCGCCTTCGTCCAGGAGGGCGTCGCCAGCCGCGTCTACCGCCGCCAGGCCCGCTTCCTGGTGCGGGCCCCCGCGGCGACGGTCCGCACCCAGGTCTCCGCCAACGCCGCGATGGTCGTCGAGGTCGACGCCACCACCTGCGAAATCCACAGCGGCGCCGACAATCTCGACGTAGTACTGATGTACGTGGCCACCCTCGGTCACGCCTTCCGCGTCCTCGAACCCCCCGACCTCGCGACCCGCGCCGAGGAGCTGGCGGCCCGCCTCAACGCCGCGGTACAGCCCTAG
- a CDS encoding pyridoxamine 5'-phosphate oxidase family protein: protein MALPLEERQEFLARPHIGALAVAGAPGRAPLNVPIWYDYTPGGELWVLTGTTSRKLELLKAARRFSLMVQVLEPTIRYVTAEGPVTRIEPGAALVREMAARYLPAEKLEGYLEYAQSHGEQVAVYMRPEQWLSADLGSV, encoded by the coding sequence ATGGCGCTCCCCCTGGAAGAACGACAGGAATTCCTCGCCCGGCCGCATATCGGCGCGCTCGCCGTCGCAGGCGCTCCCGGCCGGGCCCCGCTGAACGTACCGATCTGGTACGACTACACCCCCGGCGGCGAGCTCTGGGTGCTCACCGGGACCACCTCCAGGAAGCTGGAGCTGCTGAAGGCCGCGCGGCGGTTCAGCCTCATGGTCCAGGTGCTGGAGCCGACCATTCGCTACGTGACCGCGGAGGGGCCGGTCACCCGGATCGAGCCCGGTGCCGCGCTGGTGCGCGAGATGGCGGCGCGGTACCTGCCCGCCGAGAAGCTCGAGGGGTACCTGGAGTACGCGCAGTCGCACGGGGAGCAGGTCGCCGTGTACATGCGGCCCGAGCAGTGGCTCTCGGCGGACCTGGGGTCGGTCTAG
- a CDS encoding carbohydrate ABC transporter permease: protein MTIDRLRALGSHLLLGATALIAVFPIYWLFATSLRRPEEVTSLTPFPWPLSIANYTDAADKVDVLGLIGNTFFVAAFSAAGQLLVALLASYAFALYTFPFQRVLYLAFVGTWLVPFQVTMLPNYVLLTQLGLINTLIGVALPTLCSALAVLLLRQHMASFPKELVAAARIDGRSSWSILWTVVVPNLRPALAALGILLFINAWNEYFWPAVVLRQSNSVLQLGLRSFMGTEGDQWGPMMALAGLACLPVLIMYLLLQRHIVNAFVRSGLK, encoded by the coding sequence ATGACGATTGACCGCCTGCGCGCGCTCGGCAGCCACCTGCTGCTCGGCGCGACCGCGCTGATCGCGGTGTTCCCGATCTACTGGCTCTTCGCGACCTCGCTGCGCAGGCCGGAGGAGGTCACCTCGCTGACGCCGTTCCCGTGGCCGCTCTCGATCGCCAACTACACCGACGCCGCCGACAAGGTGGACGTGCTCGGGCTGATCGGCAACACCTTCTTCGTCGCGGCGTTCTCCGCGGCCGGGCAGCTGCTGGTGGCGCTGCTCGCCTCGTACGCCTTCGCGCTGTACACCTTCCCGTTCCAGCGCGTGCTCTACCTGGCGTTCGTCGGCACCTGGCTGGTGCCGTTCCAGGTGACCATGCTGCCGAACTACGTGCTGCTCACCCAGCTGGGGCTGATCAACACGCTGATCGGGGTCGCGCTGCCCACGCTCTGCTCGGCGCTGGCGGTGCTGCTGCTGCGCCAGCACATGGCGAGCTTCCCCAAGGAGCTGGTGGCGGCGGCCCGGATCGACGGCCGCTCCTCCTGGTCCATCCTGTGGACCGTCGTGGTGCCCAACCTGCGCCCCGCGCTGGCCGCGCTCGGCATCCTGCTCTTCATCAACGCCTGGAACGAGTACTTCTGGCCTGCCGTCGTGCTGCGGCAGTCGAACAGCGTGCTGCAGCTGGGGCTGCGCAGCTTCATGGGCACCGAGGGCGACCAGTGGGGGCCGATGATGGCGCTCGCCGGGCTCGCCTGCCTGCCGGTGCTGATCATGTACCTGCTGCTGCAGCGGCACATCGTGAACGCCTTCGTGCGCTCCGGATTGAAGTAG
- a CDS encoding carbohydrate ABC transporter permease yields the protein MFVLDAPALDEPAALAETAALAETAALDKSASVDKSASVGSSASVGESGKAGTAPASARLRRLGRGLVPYLYLAPALVLLVVWTYRPLVQAFELSTYSWNLLPTQPMTPVGTGNYERLLELPAFWNSLGRTGVLILGLLPFTVLLPLLVALAGRRVHGRARTLYHAFIFAPFLVAPVAAAAVWRWLLHPGGGVVGQLLDSDRNWVYDVDTAHTVIIVITGWQLLGFAVLVIWAGLAGISSDYDEAAQVDGASPGQIRRWITLPLLSPTLMFMVLTTVLLSPALTFPLIDSMTQGGPSQATTNIYYLLWDYAFHSFDAGLSAAAGVLLFLGFGVLAGALVWISEKVAFHDD from the coding sequence ATGTTCGTGCTCGACGCGCCCGCCCTCGACGAGCCCGCTGCCCTCGCCGAGACCGCTGCCCTCGCCGAGACCGCTGCCCTCGACAAGTCGGCCTCCGTCGACAAGTCGGCCTCCGTCGGCAGCTCTGCTTCCGTCGGCGAGTCGGGGAAGGCGGGCACCGCCCCGGCCTCCGCCCGGCTCCGCCGGCTGGGGCGGGGCCTCGTCCCCTACCTGTACCTGGCACCCGCGCTGGTGCTGCTGGTGGTGTGGACGTACCGGCCGCTGGTGCAGGCGTTCGAGCTCTCCACCTACTCGTGGAACCTGCTGCCGACCCAGCCGATGACGCCGGTCGGCACCGGCAACTACGAACGGCTGCTGGAGCTTCCGGCCTTCTGGAACTCGCTCGGCCGGACCGGCGTGCTGATCCTCGGGCTGCTGCCCTTCACCGTGCTGCTCCCGCTGCTCGTCGCGCTGGCCGGGCGGCGGGTGCACGGCCGGGCTCGCACCCTCTACCACGCCTTCATCTTCGCGCCCTTCCTGGTGGCGCCGGTGGCGGCGGCCGCGGTGTGGCGCTGGCTGCTGCACCCGGGCGGCGGCGTCGTCGGGCAACTGCTGGACAGCGACCGCAACTGGGTCTACGACGTGGACACCGCGCACACGGTGATCATCGTGATCACCGGCTGGCAGCTGCTCGGCTTCGCGGTGCTGGTGATCTGGGCCGGGCTGGCCGGGATCAGCAGCGACTACGACGAGGCCGCCCAGGTCGACGGCGCGAGCCCCGGCCAGATCCGGCGCTGGATCACGCTGCCGCTGCTCTCCCCCACCCTGATGTTCATGGTGCTCACCACGGTGCTGCTCAGCCCCGCGCTCACCTTCCCGCTGATCGACTCGATGACCCAGGGCGGGCCGTCGCAGGCCACGACGAACATCTACTACCTGCTGTGGGACTACGCCTTCCACAGCTTCGACGCCGGGCTCAGCGCCGCCGCCGGGGTGCTGCTCTTCCTCGGGTTCGGCGTGCTCGCCGGAGCCCTGGTCTGGATCTCGGAGAAGGTTGCCTTCCATGACGATTGA
- a CDS encoding metallophosphoesterase gives MSEVTIVQLTDTHIRATGERVHGTVDTFANLTHVLHQLRASHRDIDAIVFSGDLADDGSPEAYRRLRDAVEPVAGELGARVLYTPGNHDERAAFGAELLGGADAETDQVAEIAGLRIVLLDSSVPGLHHGELSDEQLERLRELLREPAPHGTLLVLHHPPIPSALPVSQLLRLRQPERLAEVLRGSDVRLIVCGHSHLTAASALAGIPVWVGPATSFRQDSFAPVGRQRGYAAFGYSRIDVVGDSLVATAVEATPAAALYERDEQATLDQLAALAAEAR, from the coding sequence ATGTCCGAGGTGACCATCGTCCAGCTCACCGACACCCATATCCGCGCCACCGGCGAACGCGTGCACGGCACCGTCGACACCTTCGCCAACCTCACGCACGTGCTGCACCAGCTGCGCGCCTCGCACCGCGACATCGATGCCATCGTCTTCTCCGGCGACCTCGCCGACGACGGCTCGCCTGAGGCGTACCGGCGGCTGCGCGACGCGGTCGAGCCGGTCGCCGGCGAGCTCGGCGCGCGCGTGCTCTACACGCCGGGCAACCACGACGAGCGCGCGGCCTTCGGGGCCGAGCTGCTCGGCGGCGCTGACGCCGAGACCGACCAGGTGGCGGAGATCGCCGGGCTGCGGATCGTGCTGCTGGACAGCAGCGTTCCCGGGCTGCACCACGGCGAGCTGAGCGACGAGCAGCTGGAGCGGCTGCGCGAGCTGCTGCGCGAACCGGCCCCGCACGGCACCCTGCTCGTGCTGCACCACCCGCCCATCCCCTCGGCGCTGCCGGTCTCGCAGCTGCTGCGGCTGCGGCAGCCGGAGCGGCTGGCCGAGGTGCTGCGCGGCAGCGATGTCCGGTTGATCGTCTGCGGGCACAGCCACCTCACCGCGGCGTCGGCGCTGGCCGGGATCCCGGTGTGGGTCGGCCCGGCGACCTCGTTCCGGCAGGATTCCTTCGCCCCGGTCGGCAGGCAGCGCGGGTACGCCGCGTTCGGGTACAGCCGGATCGACGTCGTCGGCGATTCGCTGGTGGCGACCGCGGTCGAGGCGACGCCTGCCGCGGCGCTCTACGAGCGGGACGAGCAGGCGACGCTGGACCAGCTCGCCGCCCTCGCGGCGGAGGCGCGGTAG
- a CDS encoding ABC transporter substrate-binding protein, translated as MKRTVPVLGLVFAAVLALSACGGLGPTASDGDAQTSLVPELAPDQKVSIVFESYNYGLAGAWTDTFDKLLGEFRATHPNIEVTAQKPQGNSPNPATDTISSIQNQMVAGTPPDVAQLGFSDLDFTINQLGAKPLDSLVGKDAVAANFDGSKHPYAPRARTLADWNGHTYGVPFVFSTPVLYFNASLFTEAGLDPAKPPTTWDEVSTAAAAIAKTGKGGVYIDCLTKTAKDWCFQSLVRSNGGRVISEDRRNLTFADTPAVEVAALGQRLVESGSMPRLQQKQGYEAFGRGEIGMILETSAVQGTFVSGAKDKWDLRAAPMPAFAGKPVVPTNSGASLHILSNDPAKQRASWELIRFLTSEGAYTTISQGIGYLPLRTGLMNDPAGLQGWAAKNPLLAPNVAQLASMEPWISMPGNNYLQIRDGMMDAVEAAVFQNKDPKATLGTARDQGAQLMPQQ; from the coding sequence GTGAAACGCACCGTGCCCGTACTGGGCCTGGTGTTCGCGGCGGTCCTCGCGCTCAGCGCGTGCGGCGGCCTCGGCCCGACCGCGTCCGACGGGGACGCGCAGACCTCCCTCGTCCCGGAGCTCGCTCCGGACCAGAAGGTCTCGATCGTCTTCGAGTCCTACAACTACGGCCTCGCGGGCGCGTGGACCGACACCTTCGACAAGCTGCTCGGCGAGTTCCGCGCGACGCACCCGAATATTGAAGTCACGGCGCAGAAGCCGCAGGGCAACAGCCCCAACCCGGCCACCGACACAATCTCCAGCATCCAGAACCAGATGGTGGCGGGCACCCCGCCGGACGTCGCCCAGCTCGGCTTCAGCGACCTGGACTTCACCATCAATCAGCTGGGCGCGAAGCCGCTCGACTCGCTGGTCGGCAAGGACGCGGTGGCGGCCAACTTCGACGGCAGCAAGCACCCGTACGCGCCGCGGGCGCGCACCCTCGCGGACTGGAACGGCCACACGTACGGGGTGCCGTTCGTCTTCTCCACCCCGGTGCTCTACTTCAACGCCTCGCTCTTCACCGAGGCCGGGCTGGACCCGGCGAAGCCGCCGACCACCTGGGACGAGGTCAGCACCGCCGCGGCGGCGATCGCCAAGACCGGCAAGGGCGGCGTCTACATCGACTGCCTGACCAAGACCGCCAAGGACTGGTGCTTCCAGTCGCTGGTGCGCTCCAACGGCGGCCGGGTGATCTCCGAGGATCGGCGCAACCTCACCTTCGCCGACACCCCGGCGGTCGAGGTGGCGGCGCTGGGTCAGCGGCTGGTGGAGTCGGGCAGCATGCCCCGGCTCCAGCAGAAGCAGGGGTACGAGGCGTTCGGTCGCGGCGAGATCGGCATGATCCTGGAGACCAGCGCGGTGCAGGGCACCTTCGTCTCCGGCGCCAAGGACAAGTGGGACCTGCGCGCGGCGCCCATGCCCGCCTTCGCCGGCAAGCCGGTGGTGCCGACCAATTCCGGTGCGTCGCTGCACATCCTGTCGAACGACCCGGCCAAGCAGCGCGCCTCGTGGGAGCTGATCAGGTTCCTGACCAGCGAGGGCGCGTACACCACCATCTCGCAGGGCATCGGCTACCTGCCGCTGCGCACCGGGCTGATGAACGATCCGGCGGGGCTGCAGGGCTGGGCCGCGAAGAACCCGCTGCTGGCGCCGAACGTGGCGCAGCTGGCGAGCATGGAGCCCTGGATCTCCATGCCGGGCAACAACTACCTGCAGATCCGCGACGGCATGATGGACGCGGTCGAGGCCGCCGTCTTCCAGAACAAGGACCCCAAGGCCACGCTCGGCACGGCGCGTGACCAGGGCGCCCAGCTGATGCCGCAGCAGTGA
- a CDS encoding ABC transporter ATP-binding protein: protein MARLRIEKVSKTFGASVAVREVELDIADGEFMVLLGPSGCGKSTLLRMVAGLEEPSSGRILLDDSDITHLAPQRRDLAMVFQSYALYPHLTVAKNIGFPLRARRTPRAAIAQRVAEVAAVLGLGELLERKPANLSGGQRQRVALARAMVRDPGAFLMDEPLSNLDAKLRSATRAELITLHRTLRTTFLYVTHDQVEAMTMADRIALLNDGRVEQVGTPAELYDRPNSTFVAGFLGAPPMNLFPATVTPRDGRLHLSATGVDIVLPYPAGAETEPLAVTAGIRPERLRPDPAGAITGRVEMVENLGSEELLHLGTGEHTLGVRVPRPAGVATGDLLGVHADPADVHLFDAATGLRLRWRDPDSGAPIDRDARVAVA from the coding sequence ATGGCACGGTTGCGGATCGAGAAGGTGTCGAAGACGTTCGGCGCGTCGGTGGCGGTGCGCGAGGTCGAGCTCGACATCGCGGACGGCGAGTTCATGGTGCTGCTCGGGCCGAGCGGCTGCGGGAAGTCGACGCTGCTGCGCATGGTGGCCGGGCTGGAGGAGCCGAGCTCGGGGCGGATCCTGCTGGACGACAGCGACATCACGCACCTGGCGCCGCAGCGCCGGGACCTGGCCATGGTGTTCCAGAGCTACGCGCTCTACCCGCACCTCACGGTGGCGAAGAACATCGGCTTCCCGCTGCGCGCCCGGCGCACCCCGCGCGCGGCGATCGCGCAGCGGGTGGCGGAGGTGGCGGCGGTGCTCGGGCTCGGTGAGCTGCTGGAGCGCAAGCCGGCCAACCTCTCCGGCGGGCAGCGGCAGCGGGTGGCGCTGGCGCGGGCGATGGTCCGCGATCCCGGGGCGTTCCTGATGGACGAGCCGCTGTCGAACCTGGACGCCAAGTTGCGCTCCGCGACCAGGGCCGAGTTGATCACGCTGCACCGCACGCTGCGCACCACGTTCCTCTACGTCACGCACGACCAGGTCGAGGCGATGACCATGGCCGACCGGATCGCGCTGCTGAACGACGGGCGGGTGGAGCAGGTCGGCACCCCGGCCGAGCTGTACGACCGGCCGAACTCGACCTTCGTCGCCGGGTTCCTCGGCGCGCCGCCGATGAACCTCTTCCCCGCGACGGTCACGCCGCGCGACGGCAGGCTGCACCTGAGCGCGACCGGCGTCGACATCGTGCTGCCGTACCCCGCGGGCGCGGAGACCGAGCCGCTCGCGGTGACCGCGGGCATCCGCCCGGAACGGCTGCGGCCCGACCCCGCGGGCGCGATCACCGGCCGGGTGGAGATGGTGGAGAACCTCGGCAGCGAAGAGCTGCTGCACCTCGGCACCGGCGAACACACCCTCGGCGTGCGGGTTCCGCGCCCCGCCGGGGTGGCCACCGGCGACCTGCTCGGCGTGCACGCCGACCCGGCCGACGTCCACCTCTTCGACGCCGCCACCGGGCTGCGGCTGCGCTGGCGCGACCCGGACTCCGGCGCCCCGATCGACCGCGACGCCCGCGTCGCTGTCGCCTGA
- a CDS encoding alpha/beta fold hydrolase, which translates to MSAPSKLPKFTELESAAVATADGVTFTVRFLAAAQPDAPVVLILPAMAMKAKHYLALAASLHAEGLSVATTDLRAHGEATPALGEHRDFGYREMIETDLPAIVAAVHDRFPAAPLYLFGHSLGGQLALLFASAEPERVAGVGIIGTGTVFWYAFGVRRWWEALSQIQYIGWVSRRTGQWPGGVLIPAPMPGGVMRDWSMHSLTSFYRPKGSRRRYNSLLRRLAKPVLVISLDSDVLGPKSNVDFLVGRMPSARVTRWHVDASSGVAHRDHFTWVKDSPVLAARIAAWARGA; encoded by the coding sequence ATGAGTGCCCCGAGCAAGCTGCCGAAGTTCACCGAGCTGGAGTCCGCCGCGGTCGCGACCGCGGACGGCGTCACCTTCACCGTGCGCTTCCTGGCCGCCGCGCAGCCGGACGCCCCGGTCGTGCTGATCCTGCCCGCCATGGCCATGAAGGCCAAGCACTACCTGGCGCTCGCGGCGAGCCTGCACGCCGAGGGGCTCTCCGTCGCCACCACCGACCTGCGCGCGCACGGCGAGGCCACTCCCGCGCTCGGCGAGCACCGCGACTTCGGCTACCGGGAGATGATCGAGACCGATCTGCCCGCCATCGTCGCCGCTGTCCACGACCGCTTCCCGGCGGCGCCGCTGTACCTCTTCGGGCACAGCCTCGGCGGGCAGCTCGCGCTGCTCTTCGCGAGCGCGGAGCCGGAGCGGGTGGCGGGGGTCGGCATCATCGGCACCGGGACGGTCTTCTGGTACGCCTTCGGGGTGCGGCGCTGGTGGGAGGCGCTGAGCCAGATCCAGTACATCGGCTGGGTCTCCCGCCGGACCGGGCAGTGGCCGGGCGGGGTGCTGATCCCGGCGCCGATGCCGGGCGGGGTCATGCGGGACTGGTCGATGCACTCGCTCACCAGCTTCTACCGGCCGAAAGGTTCGCGGCGGCGGTACAACTCGCTGCTGCGCCGGCTGGCCAAGCCGGTGCTGGTGATCTCGCTGGACTCCGATGTACTCGGCCCGAAGTCCAATGTCGACTTCCTGGTCGGCCGGATGCCGAGCGCACGGGTCACCCGCTGGCACGTGGACGCGAGCTCCGGCGTCGCCCATCGCGACCACTTCACCTGGGTCAAGGACTCCCCGGTGCTGGCCGCCCGGATCGCCGCATGGGCGCGGGGCGCGTGA
- a CDS encoding YiiD C-terminal domain-containing protein, with protein MTTRELTGFAAGYPELDPEHVDYEYLRSTSHTLIPFGTHVGTEITEIGPERAVVEIPADGPTTNHMGTVHAGALFTAADIAGAAAFVGAAASKLYRVRRLVLRGATVRYQRPAAGRIRAIATVEPAAVAGVLASTVRERFEIVIPAALLDDADVLVAEFGFDYVCDTNPGENER; from the coding sequence ATGACCACGCGTGAACTCACCGGCTTCGCGGCGGGCTACCCGGAGCTCGATCCGGAGCACGTCGACTACGAATACCTGCGCTCGACCTCGCACACCCTGATCCCGTTCGGCACCCACGTCGGCACCGAGATCACCGAGATCGGCCCGGAGCGGGCGGTGGTGGAGATCCCCGCCGACGGCCCGACCACCAACCACATGGGCACCGTGCACGCGGGCGCGCTCTTCACCGCGGCGGACATCGCGGGAGCCGCCGCCTTCGTCGGGGCGGCGGCGAGCAAGCTGTACCGGGTGCGGCGGCTGGTGCTGCGGGGCGCGACCGTGCGCTACCAGCGCCCGGCGGCGGGCCGGATCCGGGCGATCGCCACGGTCGAGCCGGCGGCGGTGGCGGGCGTGCTCGCCTCCACGGTGCGCGAGCGGTTCGAGATCGTGATCCCGGCGGCGCTGCTGGACGACGCCGACGTGCTGGTCGCCGAGTTCGGTTTCGACTACGTCTGCGACACCAACCCCGGGGAGAACGAGCGATGA